The Elaeis guineensis isolate ETL-2024a chromosome 3, EG11, whole genome shotgun sequence region CAAAAAGACCTCTCACAACCAATTCTAAAATGCTAGTGTTGGCTAGAGCCAACAACAACCCTTTAAGCCCCAAGACTGAACCAAATCAATTTCAGGCTTGTAAAATAATGCCCATCCATGAGCAAGTAACTCCAAGTTGCTAGCCTAAGGCCAAGAATTTTTTCCACTTGTAAACTTTTCCATGTCTCCAACACCTCTATGATGCACAGCTAAAAAGAAAACAACAGTAAGCATATTCTTAGAAGTTGCAGGATGCAGTGGTCTCCCTCTCAACTATGCAATCATAATGGACTTGAAGGATTAATTTATGATGACTAAACCTTAAAAAGGATTGACATGGAGAGAGGAGAGACAGATGAGAAATAAATTGTAATTTATTGAAAAAGTAAAGGATCCACCAATAAACGAAGGATGGAAACATaactaatatataaataaaaaaaacacTATAATACCAAAGGCTTTTCCTTTTTAAAGTGGGCGGACACACAAAAAAACACAGTAGACTTCATGGCAACCTTTATATGACAGCCACATCTTAATAGAGGTTAAATCTGGTATTCAATCATGTGAATCCTTGAGCATGAATTCTATCACATCAAGAAAAAATGGAGTCAAGTGTACACAAAAGAGGAAGAagtaaaaattatagtaaaaggATTCTTAAAGAAGGTAGACCCACATAGGCACCTTGGTAAGCCTTCCCATGCAGAAATTATAGTAAATTCCAGCATTTGATCAACTGAATCTTGAGCGTAAATGATCAAATAAGAATGTTTTCAACTGTATAAAAAATGGGAAAAATAGAAAATACAGTAAAAGTTTCCTTAAAGTAGGTGGACCCACATATGCACCAAGGTAGGCCGAGCCATGCGAGGATTAAAATCAGAAATAGCAGAAAACCATCAGACCTTGAACAGAAAAAAACCAATCTTATACTTGTCCATATTAAGTATATTATTACCTCATGGTATATTATGCAGAGACTAAACATTTCACATAAAACATCCATGGATATGCAgcataaaagaaagaaaggacaTGCAGCATAAATGAAAATCTAATAGTTGAAGCACATTGATATCCATATGGAGATAGATTGGAGTGTAGAAGTACTTGAGCTTGGCTTTGTAGTTATCAACGATCCCTTGTTTCTCCTCCTTTGTTGAATACCATATAACACTGGGGATGACAAAATAAGATATCTTTCTGCATATTGGACAGGCCCTTACTGCATTGTTGACATCCATGCCAGAAGCAGGAGAATTACTCCGCCAATTCCAGATGCATGAAATACAAAATGGATGGTCACATTCCGAAAGCAATCCAAACTTCCATTCAGCAGCAGTGGGCTTAGAGAGCACTTGATCCAAGCATACACTGCATTTTATCTCCTGACAAAGCTTCAATGCTTCAAGTCGTTTGTTATTTTTCTGACAGAGCTTTATATGTTCCTCTCTTTCATCCGGACGGTGTGGATGTAAGCAATGCTTTCCACAAATGGAACACAAATCCCCATGGATGTGAGGGCACTTTTCCCCATGAGGACAATTACCAGCAGCAGCAAATGAACAGATAGGCAGGTCAGCCAATCTGACAGACATGGGCACATGACCTCCCTGATTTTCTGGAAATGTATGAGTTGCAAAATTTTGGGTCCATGCTGGTTTACCAGGAGGAACAAAAGGTTTACTTGAGGCTGTTAACTCTTTTGGAGCACTTGATGCTGCTTTAAATTCTCCATTCAGACCATCCATAGGAGGATGTGTGATTTGAACAGAATCTGATGCTACATATGGAAGAGAACTCGATGACGATGATGAGGCAGATGCCTGATGACAAGAAACTTTACCATGGTCATACCTGCATCGACTACCATAAGAGCACACCCCTTTCTGATAAAAAGTGCATACCTGCAACCATAAACAGTACCAAAAGGAAAATATTAAATGGATGAGCTATGCATTCTAGGTTGAAGTAGCTAAACTGGATGACAAGGTTAAAGAGTTTAACATTGTTACATTGTTCGGTTGGGCTTTCCAATCATGAGAAATTCACAATACTCCCCTTTCAGGCATGCCCCATATGCAAAATACTTGCAAAGAATCCTAGAAGAATTGACAAATATAAAACTGAGGATACTGTAACTAGTTTATATAGATGAAGGTCTATGATGTTAGGCTCATTCAAAAGTGACAAACACCTTGAGACACCAGTAAGCTTCATAGACTTTTCTTATTTACTAAAGAAATGTTAAAGTGGTAAATTCATGTAAAATGCACGATGAATGCATGATTTTTGTGTTTGCACTTGGATATTGTACCAAACAATGGTAAATATTTACAACAGCATACCCAActggaaaaaataaataaataactaaataaagGAAAAGGATTAGGAATATTCcctaataaataaaagaaaagattggCAGTATGAAGGCCAGGCATGCCTTCACTCTGCAAAATGACAGTCCAGCAGTTCCCAGTCAGCATACAATGGAATGCACACATTGGCATATGATTTTCCACGACAATAACATAAAATGATATATTGACGGATGGTCATGCGCACCGAAAGAACATATACCCTAATGATCAGTAAAATAGAAAGTGAAGAAAGGAAGATTGTTATCATACAACGAAAGCTgtgaaaaaaagataaataattgCTACAATAAACAGCTTAAGGACCTCTTACTGGACCTTGAAATAATACGGTAAACTCCATGTCAAATGCAAAATAGTTGCATTAGATGgaagaaaaagatgcaagcaTACTAAAACATTCGTAGCATCCTCATACTTACAATTCAGAGCCACATCTGGATAAGTAACTAGTGCAGGCTTTTCATGATCTCCAAACACAGCAACTGATAAAGAAGGAATTTGAAGCACCCAGTTGAGTTCGGAGAGACCAATGGGAAGGCACAATTTCTTCCCCAAAATccgttcttcttcttcattttatatatatatatatatatatatatatatatatatatatatatatatatatatatatatatgatagataaaaatctgaaatcatgtaaaaatctgaaatcatgaaaagaaaaagaaatgaaaaggagaaaaaaataaatggaaaaaaccaaaggaaaaaaaaggggaaaCGACCTTGCTCAGTTTCCGTGCTCAGCGGTCTCGGTCAGGTGGGAAGCTAGGAGCGGCCGAACAGGGGCGCTTGGAGCGGCAGAACAGGATGCAGCCGAACAGGGACGCTTGGAGTGGCGGTCGAACAGGGACGCGGCCGAACAGGGATGCTTGGAGCGGCCGAACAGGACGATGGCGATGGCGTGCAGTCTcgatcgggtgggaggcttggagtgtcCAAATAGAGATGCTTAGACGACCGCTAGGGTTCCGACGCCGagctgccgccgccgccgccaccgccgcTAGGTGTGGGAGAGGAGGGGTTCCGCCGAGCGAGAGTGAGAGCGAAagagcggggggggggggggggggtgcgtGGGTGGGTGGTGTGGGGCGGGGGGCTGGAGGGGGAGTAAGGACCCGCTTATTATATCTAAACTAATTTTTACACGTAGATTAAATCAATAATTGACCGATCCTATCCCAATCTATTTTACCATCTTCTGCTCTCGCACCTCGTACTCTTCATATACTTGTCCAACGATGAGTTAAAAGTCACTGTAAATGCTCAGATGTCAaactctcaaatttttttctattttcagattAGTTATCAGTACCTCATACtcaattttattatttaagaCAGAAAACTCAAAATACAGTGCATACTCTACAACTACTCCATTTAAGCCGGTCAAAATCAATCCAGCTCCTGAGCCGATGGAGGAAGAGGTGGGGGTGAGATGGTTGAGAACATACTTTCTAATTattgattataaattaaattttaattttaaataattaattattaattataaatatgtaTTAATTATTATATCTAAACTAATTTTTACACgtagattaaatcaaaaatttaccaATCCTATCCTAATCTATTTTACCATGTTCGGCTCTCGCACCTCATACTCTCCATGTACTTGTCCGACGATgagttgggagtcactgtgaaTGCTCAAATGCCGAACTCCCAAATCTTTTTCTATTTCCAGACTAGTTATCAGTACCTCATACTCgattttattatttgaggcaggAAACTTAAAATGTAGTGCATACTCTACAACTACTCCATTTAAGTTGATCAAAATCAATCCAGCTCCTGAGCCCTCAGTATTAAAGGAACCATCCATATGAAGAATCCAACATTCTTTGAGTGTCGAAATTGTCAATCCATCGCTCTGCTCCTCGTTCGAGATGGTGCATTTCAAAATAAAATCAGCTAATGCCTGGGCTTTAATTGATGGTCTCAAAAGATATTTTATGTCGAATTCTCCTAACTTGACGGCCCATTTAGCTAACCATCCTGAAGTGTCAAACTGGTAAAGCACGCATCTGACCAGTTGGTCGGTGACAATAGCAATCGTATGTATCTGGAAGTATGGACGTAACTTCTCGAAAGATATCATGAGAGCGTAAACCATCCTCTCCAGCTTTATGTATCTTGACTCGGCATCATAAAGAACTTGGCTGACATATTAGATCGGCTTTTGCACCTTGACTTCCTATTGAACGAGGACTGAGCTAATCACCGAAGGTGAGACCGCAAGGTATAGGTATAATACTTCTCCAAGCTCTGATTTACTTAGGAGGGTTGGTGAGCCAAGGTACCTTTTCAGTTTATCAAATGTGACCTGACACACATCTAACCATTGGAAGTTTATTGCTTGTTTGAGAGCTTTGAAGAaggaaagatttttttcaacGGACCTTAAGAGAAATCTACTGAGGGCTGCAATCCTCTTAATCAGGCACTATACCTTTTTGATCATCTTTGGGGGTTTCATCTTTTGGAAAGCTTGGATCTTCTCAAGATTTGCTTCAATCTTCCGTTGTGACACCATAAAGCTCAGAAATTTATCGAAGGTGACGCTAAACATGCATTTGCTGGGATTGAGCTTCATTTGAAAGCATCGTATTGTGGTGAacgtctcctcaaggtcggtgataTAGTGCTCGCTAACTTTACTTTTAACgaacatatcatccacgtatacctccatattTCTGctgatctactctttgaagattttattgattaGTCATTGATAAGTTGCACCTGCATTCTTTAAACCAAATGGCATAATTTTGTAGCAAAAAAGATCTTGATCAGTGACAAAAGAggtcttctcctcatcttcaggaGCCATTCGAATCTAGTTATATCTGGAGAAAGCATCCATGATAGATAGGAGCTGATgccccgaggttgcatccaccagttggtcaatCTAAGGTAGAGGGTAGCTATCTTTGGGACACGCTTTATTGAAGTCAGTATAATCGATGCATGCACGTCACTTCCCATTAGCCTTCTTGACCCATACGCCATTGGCTAACCACTTCGGATAGTAGACTTCTCGAACGAACCCCACCTTTAGAAGCTTATCAACCTCTTTTTGTATGTTTTTTTATCGCTTGGGGGCGAAGCTGCACTTCTTATGTCTGATCGGGCGGTGCTTCATATCTATATTTAGCCGATGTACTATGATTTTTGGGTCGATGCTTGGCATATTAGAAGCTGACCAGGCGAACACATCTGCATTAGTTTGAAGAAAAGAGATGAGATATCGACGATCCTCTTCACATAAATTCAAACAGATCTTAACAACTTTGCTTGGGTCTTCATCAATCGGTATTGGGATAAGGTCTTCCACTGGCTGACCTCTCTATTCCGTTAGCTCATCCCACACATCAAGCTCATGCATCGACTGTTCTCCCAATATTTCTTTACATAAAGTTGCCACGTAACATTCCCTTGCTAACTACTGATTTTCTCGAAGCTCGCCGATTCTATAAGGAGTAGAAAATTTTACAGTCAAATAGTAGGTTGGCACTATGGCTCAGAGAATATTCAATCCAGGCTAATCTAAAATGATATTATATACCGACGGTCTTTTTACTACAACGTAGTTTACTTTAACAATAGCTTATTTTGGAACTCGTCCAGCTATCACAGTAAGGAGATGGTTCCTTCTATGAGGACTAAACTATTCGACAATTCAATTAGAGGTGAGTTTCTCTTCACCAACCGCTTGGAATTTAAGGCCATTCGAACAAatgcatcataaaacaaaatatctaTTGAACTTACATTATCAATCAAGACCCAGTGTGCATCATAATTTGAAATATTTAGGGACAAAACTATAGGGTCACCATGTGggcattttatttttttcaagtgATTTCATCACTGACTTTTCTCTTCTTTAGCTCTTTTTCTTCAGTTCGGCTTAGTCTAGAGGTGTCGTGGTCGAGCTACCCCCCAGAGATGGTATGGATCTCATCCGCTATTGGTTGATTTTTATGGAGATTTTCTTGTCATGAAAGATCATCCCGCGGGTTCTCCTAGATTCACCGTTCATCAATATAGCACCGAAGACATCTTTGTTGGATAAGTGCTTCTATCTCTTCTTTGAGCTACCAACATTCCTCCATATTGTGCTCATGATCTCGATGGTACCTGCAATATTTTCTCGGATTCCTTGCTCACAATGGAGTAGACATCCTTGGTCAGGGGAGCTCTTCTTGGCATTCTATCTCCATTAGTATCTGGGCTCAAGAGGTGTTCAATGGAGTGAAATAGTGAAATTTCTATGGAGGGATTCTAGATCGATATTGCCTCGCGAGAGATCTAGCTCGATTTCCCCAAGGTGGAGTCCGAGAGTGACAAAGCCTTTGCTTGACGCATCGATATTGCACTCATCGATAATCTTTTTTCTTACTTTGTTCAGTGTTCGGCTGCGATCTGCTACCTAGGTTCTCCCCTTGTTGGTCATAGACTTTCTCTGCTTGAGCATACCTCTCCACCCGCTCCAACATTTTGACAAAGTCTTTCGGATATTTTTTGTTGAGCAAGAAGAATCTTTTTTCTTACTTTGTTTAGTGTTCGGCTGCGATCTGCTACCTAGGTTCTCCCCTTGTTGGTCTTAGACTTCCTCTGCTTGAGCATACCTCTCCACCCGCTCCAACATTTTGACAAAGTACTTCGGATATTTTTTGTTGAGCAAGAAGAGGTCATTTTAGAGAAGTTCGGCCTTTAGTAAGGTCATTGCTacggattggtccaagttccgcaCTTCCAAGGTCATAGTATTGAAGCAGTTGATATAGTCTCGGAGTGGCtcattctcccattattttatactGACGAGAAAATCTGAGTTGCGACGCTACCAGCGACTGCTGACGAAGTGTGCGATGAACATTCGACTAAGCTGGTAAAAAGAGTCTACGGTATTTGGTTGCAGGCTTGAATACCATTGGCAGATAACCTTCCTCAAGGTCGAAGGAAAAACTCGATAGAGGGGTGCATCAGTTACTCTTTGCAGGAGCATGAGAGATTTAAAATTTTCTAAGTGGTCCACTGGATTGGTAGTTCCATCGTATGGTTCCAACTATGGTGTTTTGAATCGGGGCGGTAACGATTCGTTCATAATCTTTTGGATGAATGGAGGATCTTTGTTAAAATATGGATCGACATCTTGCCGCTATGGTGTTTGTAGCACGTCAATCCACTACTGCATCTCCTAAAGTCTCCTTTCCAGATCGTCTTCTCAAGTTGGACAGTGACAAGGAGAAAAATAACCCTTCTCGAGATCGGAGTGGACGATCGCCTATACCTCTATCGAACCGGGCTATCAGGTCGGCTAAGACGATTGGCACCCATCCTTGAGCTACAGGGAGGTTGGTCAGTTGACCTTCCTCTAATCGGTTGCAAAATTTCTAAAACGGGATGAGGCTCGATGTTTTGCTATATTCCCCTTACCACAGCTGAAAGAGCTTACACTTGTTAGACAAGGTTGTTGTACTGGTCTTGGGAGACCACTGATACTGCTGGTGGGGAATTTTCTTGAATCGGTGGTGGTAGCGCATTCTTCGATGGGATGTTGTTGGCTCGCATGCCATCAGAACGGTGAGACACATTCGATGAACCTCTTCATATCCTCATGGTGATCTTCGGTGAACTCTCTCTTCTCAAAATAGGACCTCGAAGCTAGTTGGGGCCTTTCCTCTAGCACCAAATATTACTCCTGATCTTCGCTCTTGAGGTCGTACAGCTGAGGTGAAGGTAACGAGGTATTATTGCCACTAGAGCTTCGTCCGAGAACCTACAAAAAATTCTCACTCGGGTGTTCTCCAgtgaagaccctccgatgctaaaGTTAAgagatggagaacaatgagaatAAGAGAATAGGAGTAGAGAACTTACTTTGAGGGTCTCTGTGCCCCTTTGTTTATAAGGAAGGAGTTGAAGTCGTATACGTCTCAGAGTCTCAATTGCCTTCTAGATTTTACAAGTAGATTGGTTTGAAGAGAGTTCTTTTCTTTTAGAAAAGATTTGAATGTGAAAGAGTTTTTCTCCATTTGAACTTTCCTGATTTGGCAGAGAAATGGGTTCTGTCAATGTTAAAAGACCATATCTTGACCATGGGCGATCTCAAATAATTCATCCAGAGCCAAAGTGAGGTCCTCCGTATGAGCCGAAGATCGAGGACAGTCTCTACTTCTAGCTCAATATGATATGTCTAGCAACTTTTAGGTCTTTGGTAGATACGTGATCCGATCAGGTTCATCTTTCATAGTTCGGATGGTGTCGAGGATGCATCTGAT contains the following coding sequences:
- the LOC105042058 gene encoding E3 ubiquitin-protein ligase makorin-like isoform X1, which translates into the protein MDGLNGEFKAASSAPKELTASSKPFVPPGKPAWTQNFATHTFPENQGGHVPMSVRLADLPICSFAAAGNCPHGEKCPHIHGDLCSICGKHCLHPHRPDEREEHIKLCQKNNKRLEALKLCQEIKCSVCLDQVLSKPTAAEWKFGLLSECDHPFCISCIWNWRSNSPASGMDVNNAVRACPICRKISYFVIPSVIWYSTKEEKQGIVDNYKAKLKYFYTPIYLHMDINVLQLLDFHLCCMSFLSFMLHIHGCFM
- the LOC105042058 gene encoding E3 ubiquitin-protein ligase makorin-like isoform X2, which gives rise to MDGLNGEFKAASSAPKELTASSKPFVPPGKPAWTQNFATHTFPENQGGHVPMSVRLADLPICSFAAAGNCPHGEKCPHIHGDLCSICGKHCLHPHRPDEREEHIKLCQKNNKRLEALKLCQEIKCSVCLDQVLSKPTAAEWKFGLLSECDHPFCISCIWNWRSNSPASGMDVNNAVRACPICRKISYFVIPSVIWYSTKEEKQGIVDNYKAKLKLVLHRSGKRYNQIRVRLEMMVQKNHSNCFSP